From one Enterococcus sp. DIV2402 genomic stretch:
- a CDS encoding histidine phosphatase family protein, translated as MKIYLIRHGEPDYGQVTEAKYKGFGRDLSRLTSDGIQQAQAIANHAIFDESELLLVSPYTRTMQTALEITRFKEIPVCVELLLHEWLPDKTGYKFENPEQMKVAYHDYLKGTKTSDLEFETKEEVYQRVASVFQHYKNAGYTCIACVTHAEVIRVFTKVERVKYCGIYEMAY; from the coding sequence ATGAAAATATATTTAATTCGCCATGGCGAACCAGATTATGGGCAAGTTACCGAGGCAAAATATAAAGGATTTGGACGGGATTTATCTCGATTAACTAGCGACGGCATACAGCAAGCACAAGCGATTGCTAATCATGCCATTTTTGATGAGAGTGAACTTTTATTAGTTTCACCATATACAAGGACTATGCAAACCGCACTAGAAATCACTCGATTCAAAGAAATTCCCGTCTGCGTGGAATTATTACTCCATGAATGGTTACCTGATAAAACCGGTTATAAATTTGAAAATCCAGAGCAAATGAAAGTAGCTTATCACGATTATTTAAAGGGAACAAAGACGTCTGATTTAGAATTTGAAACCAAAGAAGAAGTCTACCAACGTGTTGCCAGCGTCTTTCAGCACTATAAAAATGCAGGGTATACGTGCATTGCTTGCGTGACACATGCAGAAGTGATTAGAGTATTTACGAAAGTAGAACGAGTTAAATATTGCGGGATATATGAGATGGCATATTGA
- a CDS encoding zinc ribbon domain-containing protein, which translates to MMEIKEILLKIRTQHNLSQKEMADRLMITRQAVSRWETGETVPNTETLKIISKEFDVSINTLLGSPRKLICQCCGMPLYEDAIIGKDADGYFNEEYCKWCYSKGEFVYDSMQNLMDFLVPTMATHYHLEEADVQAWLDESLPKLNHWH; encoded by the coding sequence ATGATGGAAATTAAAGAAATTTTACTTAAAATACGAACACAGCATAATCTATCGCAAAAAGAAATGGCAGACCGTTTAATGATTACGCGTCAAGCGGTTAGCCGTTGGGAAACTGGAGAGACCGTGCCAAATACTGAAACATTAAAAATTATTTCAAAGGAATTTGATGTTTCGATTAATACATTGCTGGGGTCTCCAAGAAAGTTGATTTGTCAGTGTTGTGGCATGCCTTTATATGAAGACGCTATTATTGGAAAAGACGCTGACGGTTATTTTAATGAGGAATATTGTAAATGGTGTTACAGCAAGGGAGAATTTGTCTACGATTCCATGCAGAATTTAATGGATTTTCTAGTACCAACTATGGCAACTCACTATCATTTAGAGGAGGCAGATGTGCAGGCATGGTTGGATGAATCATTACCCAAGCTTAATCATTGGCATTGA